A window of the Vigna angularis cultivar LongXiaoDou No.4 chromosome 3, ASM1680809v1, whole genome shotgun sequence genome harbors these coding sequences:
- the LOC108324404 gene encoding ubiquitin C-terminal hydrolase 13, giving the protein MENPNTNVEMYGKFTWTITNFSTLDSEELYSDAFSLDGHIWRILIIQKGDLSIFLDAGVATMPHGWEKFANFRVILINQLNHKRNIIKDCSHTFNSKQGKWGFPSSISLGELWHSSRGFIVNDTCVIEAHILVHMLEHKKLVAESVRNIDNKLVESIENISPKEIISTSSFGEVVDFRDIGKVEKDFIPLLEEVCSQYPLLMDIKKKRSQRFTDWAFTALGRVLHFLNLKK; this is encoded by the exons ATGGAGAATCCGAATACAAATGTTGAAATGTATGGGAAGTTTACATGGACCATTACGAACTTCTCCACTTTAGACTCCGAGGAATTGTACTCGGATGCGTTTTCTCTTGATGGCCACATATG GAGGATTCTTATCATTCAAAAAGGGGatttgtcaatttttttggATGCTGGTGTTGCTACCATGCCTCATGGATGGGAAAAATTTGCAAATTTCAGAGTCATTCTAATTAATCAGCTCAAtcacaaaagaaatataataaaag ATTGCAGCCACACCTTCAACTCAAAGCAGGGCAAGTGGGGTTTTCCATCTTCCATATCTTTGGGTGAACTTTGGCACTCTAGTCGCGGGTTCATTGTAAATGATACTTGTGTAATTGAAGCTCATATATTGGTTCATATGTTAGAGCATAAGAAACTAGTTGCTGAATCGGTGAGGAACATCGACAATAAGCTTGTTGAAAGCATTGAGAATATCTCCCCCAAGGAAATCATTTCAACCTCATCATTTGGTGAGGTGGTGGATTTTAGGGACATAGGAAAAGTAGAGAAAGATTTTATTCCTCTATTGGAAGAAGTTTGTTCACAATATCCCTTACTTATGGATattaagaagaagagaagtcAAAGATTTACTGACTGGGCTTTTACCGCACTTGGTAGAGTTCTTCATTTTCTCAACTTAAAAAAGTGA